In one Lolium rigidum isolate FL_2022 chromosome 3, APGP_CSIRO_Lrig_0.1, whole genome shotgun sequence genomic region, the following are encoded:
- the LOC124701642 gene encoding scarecrow-like protein 21, which produces MSMQASNRSYRYPDNSQIPYYNSAMHVGRNSTCYVQQNHVDLHYMSSDGGSQNSNSKAEMFQPQYCTLDSSSANCVYPVHTSTSPQCLSRSHISQHDRHSDNSHDSPASASCITEVSSLKFTTLQELENAMYGSESDIVSSESSLIGAALDQSNWRDLLGVNSGDLKQVIVACGKAVDENHCRKDLLISELEKMVSVSGEPMQRLGAYMLEGLVARRSSTGHTLYKSLKCKEPQPTNSELMSYMRLLYDICPFLKFGYMSANGAIAEAVKGENFIHIIDFQIAQGSQWETMIQAFAMRPDGPPCLKITGIDDSDSAYARGGGLDIVGRRLCSIAQSCHLPFEFNAVHAASHEVTLEHLGIRYGEAIAVNFAYQLHHTPDESVCTENHRDRILRMVKSLSPRVVTLVEQEANTNTAPFFSRYMETLDYYIAMFEAIDVACQRDDKKRMSTEQHCVARDIVNIVACEGAERVERHEPFGKWRSRLAMAGFRPYPLSALVNNTIRDLLSDNYHINYKLEEKDGVLYLGWKNRKLVVSSAWR; this is translated from the coding sequence ATGTCAATGCAGGCATCTAACCGGTCATACAGATATCCAGACAATTCTCAAATACCATACTACAATAGTGCAATGCACGTGGGGAGAAATAGTACTTGCTATGTGCAGCAAAATCATGTGGATCTTCACTACATGTCCTCTGATGGTGGTTCGCAGAACAGCAATTCCAAGGCCGAGATGTTTCAACCACAGTACTGCACTCTGGATTCTTCATCAGCCAATTGTGTTTATCCTGTCCATACCTCTACATCTCCTCAGTGCCTAAGTAGGAGCCACATTTCTCAGCATGATAGACACTCGGACAACTCACATGATTCCCCTGCAAGTGCTTCATGCATTACCGAGGTTTCAAGTTTGAAATTTACAACACTTCAGGAACTAGAAAATGCAATGTATGGATCCGAGTCAGACATAGTTAGCTCCGAAAGCTCCCTAATTGGCGCCGCATTAGACCAAAGTAACTGGAGAGATCTTCTGGGAGTTAATTCTGGAGACTTGAAGCAGGTAATTGTAGCATGTGGTAAGGCTGTTGATGAGAATCATTGTCGTAAGGACTTACTGATATCAGAGTTAGAGAAGATGGTTTCCGTCTCTGGAGAACCAATGCAACGACTGGGAGCTTATATGTTGGAAGGCCTTGTTGCCAGGCGGTCGTCCACTGGACATACCTTGTATAAGTCTCTGAAGTGTAAGGAACCTCAACCTACGAATTCAGAGCTTATGTCCTACATGCGCCTTCTCTATGATATCTGTCCATTCTTGAAATTTGGTTACATGTCTGCCAATGGTGCTATAGCCGAGGCTGTTAAGGGTGAGAACTTTATTCACATCATCGATTTCCAAATTGCTCAAGGGAGCCAGTGGGAAACTATGATACAGGCCTTTGCTATGAGGCCTGATGGACCACCATGCCTAAAAATTACTGGTATAGATGACTCAGATTCGGCTTATGCCCGGGGGGGTGGACTGGATATAGTTGGACGGAGGTTATGCAGCATTGCTCAGTCATGTCATCTGCCCTTCGAGTTCAATGCCGTACACGCAGCTAGTCATGAGGTCACACTTGAACATCTTGGTATAAGATACGGGGAGGCTATTGCTGTCAACTTTGCTTATCAGCTGCATCATACTCCTGATGAGAGTGTCTGCACAGAAAACCACCGGGATAGGATATTGAGAATGGTTAAAAGCCTTTCTCCTAGGGTAGTTACTCTTGTAGAGCAGGAGGCAAACACAAACACCGCCCCATTCTTCAGTAGATACATGGAGACCCTTGACTACTACATAGCCATGTTCGAGGCAATAGATGTTGCTTGCCAGAGGGATGACAAGAAGCGGATGAGCACTGAGCAGCACTGTGTTGCAAGAGATATTGTCAATATAGTTGCATGTGAAGGTGCAGAAAGAGTGGAGAGGCATGAGCCTTTTGGAAAGTGGCGGTCCAGGCTTGCAATGGCTGGGTTTAGACCATACCCACTTAGTGCATTGGTGAACAATACTATCAGAGATTTGTTAAGTGACAATTACCACATTAACTACAAGCTAGAGGAGAAAGATGGTGTTCTTTATCTTGGATGGAAGAACAGAAAGCTGGTCGTATCTTCTGCGTGGCGGTGA